Below is a genomic region from Trichocoleus sp..
TGTCTGCGTTATGGATCACAAGGCTACTGGAAACCAGCAGAATCGTGTTAATTCCAGGCAGCAGCAATTCGCGTTCGGGCGTTCCTTCAGGGGGCCAGGTTGGATAAACGGCGCGAAAGGTGAGATATGCCGTGAACAGCCCCAGGAAGATCATGCTTTCTGCAATCAGAAAGACAATGACGCCGAAGACGCGATGATCTGGATGCGCTTCATGGGCAGCCTCCCCGTTGACCTGATAATTTTCTCCAACTTGATTAACAACAGAACCTTGCATAGCTCCTCCGGCAATTAGGACAGCGGCGACTTATTGGGTTGTAGTTCAGGTGAGGTGAGCGGCGGTTCGTTGTCGCGGTTATCAACGCTTGGATCAACCCCATAATCATAAGGACCATGTGTCAGAACCGGCAGCACCTCAAAGTTTTCGATCGCCGGAGGCGAAGTCGTCTGCCATTCCAGCGTCAACGCTCTCCAGGGATTGTCACCCGCAGGCCGACCTTTCCACCAGCACCAGATCGCATTAATGATGAAGGGAATAGTAGAAACTGCCAAAATGTATGCGCCCACCGTTGAAACCTGATTCAGCGACGTAAAGCGGGGATCATACATAGCGATGCGGCGGTTCATTCCCATCATGCCAAGCTTGTGCATGGGCATAAAGGTAAGGTTCATGCCGATTAGCGTCAGGATGAAGTGAATCCGTCCGAGGTTCTCATTCAGCATCTTTCCGGTCATCTTCGGGAACCAGTGATAGATAGCCGAATAGATGCCAAAGACGCTGCCGCCAAACAAGACATAGTGCAGGTGCGCCACGATGAAATAAGTATCGTGAACGTGAATATCAAACGGTACAGATGCCACCATCACACCGCTGATGCCACCAATCACGAACATGCCGACAAAGCCCATCGCAAACAGCAAAGCACTGTTGAGTTCCAGCTTGCCGCCCCACATCGTTGCCAACCAGCTAAAGATTTTGATACCCGTTGGTACCGCAATCACCATTGTTGTGATCATGAAGAACATCCGCAGCCATGCTGGAGTTCCACTGGTAAACATATGGTGTGCCCAAACAATCAACCCTAAAAAGGAGATTGCCAGACTGGAGTAAGCCACTGCCCGATAGCCAAACAACGGCTTACGAGAATGAACCGGAATAATGTCTGAGATTGCCCCAAACAGCGGCAGGATCATAATGTAGACCGCCGGATGGGAATAAAACCAGAACATGTGTTGATAGACGATCGGGTCACCCCCACCACTGGGGTTAAAGAATGCTGTACCGACCAGCAAATCAAACGCCAGCAGAATCAGCGCACCCGCTAACACCGGAGTCGAGAGCAGGATCAGCGCGGAGGTTGCCAGCATCGACCAGCAAAACACGGGCATATCATTCAGCCCCATGCTCGGCACACGCATTCGCAAAATGGTGGTGAGGAAGTTGATGCCGCCCAGAATCGAGGAGGTTCCTAAGATGAGGAGACTAAAGATCCAGATTCCCTCACCCACTTTGCCGCTAACAAGACTGAGTGGCGGATAAGAAGTCCAGCCTGCTTGAGGTGCTTCAATCAAGAGACTGCCGACCAGCATAATGCCGCCGATCGGGATCATCCAAAAGGCGAGCGCATTCAATTTGGGAAACGCCATATCTCGCGCCCCAATCATCAGCGGGATCAGGTAGTTTCCAAGCCCGGCTCCGGCTGGCACAATCCACAGGAAGATCATGATCGTGCCGTGCAGCGTCAGCAGGTTGTTGTAGAGTTCGGGGTTGACCAGATCCGAAGCAGGGGTCGCCAGTTCAGTTCGCATCACGTCTGCCATCACACCACCAATCAGGTAGAAGATGAAGGAGGTGACGAGATACTGAATCCCAATCACTTTGTGATCAGGGTTAAACGTAAAGTAATCCTGCCAGCGCCGCTCCGATCCAGAATGATGGGCAGCTTCTCTTGCAGGCAGATTTGCAGTGATGGGGATTTCTGCGTTTGTCATAAGCTCAAGATGCCGTCGGTTGGGAAGGTGAATGAAGCTGCTTCAAGGTTTCAGCAGTAATGCCAATTTGCTCAGCAACGGGAGCCAGACGATCGAGATTGGTGCGATCGGTCGGGTTAACAGCTACCGTTTGATTTGTCTCAGCTTGAGCAGTCACCTGAGATTGCAGCCACTGATCAAAGTCTGTTTGACTCTGCACATATAGCTTCGCGCCCATAGCACCATGATAAGGACCACAAAGCTCCGCACAGACGATCGGATATTCACCTTCACGACTGGGCGTAAACCGCAGTTCGGCAAGCTGTCCGGGGATTGCGTCTTGCTTCAGCCGAAACTCAGGCAGCCAGAAAGCGTGTAGAACGTCTTGAGCATTGATGTTGAGCTTGACATCCTGATTGATCGGCAGATGCAGTTCACCTGAGGTCACACCACTGTCGGGGTAGGTGAAAATCCAGGCATATTGCAGCCCCATCACATCTACAGTGATATCAGGCTGTCGATTGGAAACCGCAGAGTCTGCGCCAATTCCAAGTGCCATGTGCATGTGGTGAGCAGAGTGCGGCTTAGAACTCTTGTTCGAGTCGATCAGATTTGTGGCACTCTCTCCAGGCATCATCGCGACCTGAACCACTGGAGATTGATCGGCTGCGTCAGGGTCAAATCCCCCTAAATTGCGATAGACATCAAAGCTGTAGACGCTGATAAACAGCACAATGACGACAGGGATTGCCGTCCAGACGATTTCCAAGGGAATGTTTCCGGCAATTGGCGGTCCATCCGTGAGGTCGTCTTTTTTGCGACGGAACCGGAAGGCACTAATAATAATGACGCCTTCTACCAGTAGGAAGATTCCCATGCCGACCGTCATCATTGTGTTAAACAGCCCATCTACCAGAGCAGCATCAGCCGACGCTTCTACAGGCAATAGTCCATGATTTTGTCCGTACCAGATGCTTACAAGGGTTAGCACAATGCCAGCCAGCATCGTTAGGATACTATTCGGGATATTCACGGCTCTTTATGGAAGTAGAGAGTTAAATAACAACACAGTCTTCTCAGGGATGACTATGATGATGGGGAAACCTGGGGCTGTCGGATTTCAGATGAGGCAAGGGAAAAAGTGCCAAGTCTGAAGTGCTAAGTTTAGCAGTTGCGATCGAGAGAACTAACATTACAAAGCGTGAAGATCAGGAGTAAAGATAATGTAGAAGTCAAAGCACCTAGCCCACTTCTCACGTTAAACCAAATTTCTAGAATTCACAAAATCTTGGCACTGGAATGTTACTAAACTTTCAGAGAATGTCAAATTTTTTTCTTAACTCTTTCTTTGGGATCGAAGAATTTACCAACAAAATTCTGAAATTCATGCAATGCTGAGCCAATCTCAACAGGAACAGCTACGCTAGAAGAGGGATTAGCGGGTCAATTGCAAGCTCAATTTGAAGTTGCTTGTAGTGTTTATCTCCTCACAATCAAAAGAAATTCCTAAACATTGAGGTTTTTTAAGTGGACATCACTAGAGTAATAAATTAGTCGCTTATTCTCGGATTCCCATTTTGCCATCTCGCAAACAAACGCCTATCTAAAGACGTATTTTTACCCGAATCAACGACTACAAAAATAACAAAGTCCTGTAGATGGTCTTAATCTGCTTCTAAACAGATTGAGTGCCGTTCACAGCATTTTTCTATGTCATTCGTTAGACTGGT
It encodes:
- the ctaD gene encoding cytochrome c oxidase subunit I, producing MTNAEIPITANLPAREAAHHSGSERRWQDYFTFNPDHKVIGIQYLVTSFIFYLIGGVMADVMRTELATPASDLVNPELYNNLLTLHGTIMIFLWIVPAGAGLGNYLIPLMIGARDMAFPKLNALAFWMIPIGGIMLVGSLLIEAPQAGWTSYPPLSLVSGKVGEGIWIFSLLILGTSSILGGINFLTTILRMRVPSMGLNDMPVFCWSMLATSALILLSTPVLAGALILLAFDLLVGTAFFNPSGGGDPIVYQHMFWFYSHPAVYIMILPLFGAISDIIPVHSRKPLFGYRAVAYSSLAISFLGLIVWAHHMFTSGTPAWLRMFFMITTMVIAVPTGIKIFSWLATMWGGKLELNSALLFAMGFVGMFVIGGISGVMVASVPFDIHVHDTYFIVAHLHYVLFGGSVFGIYSAIYHWFPKMTGKMLNENLGRIHFILTLIGMNLTFMPMHKLGMMGMNRRIAMYDPRFTSLNQVSTVGAYILAVSTIPFIINAIWCWWKGRPAGDNPWRALTLEWQTTSPPAIENFEVLPVLTHGPYDYGVDPSVDNRDNEPPLTSPELQPNKSPLS
- a CDS encoding cytochrome c oxidase subunit II yields the protein MNIPNSILTMLAGIVLTLVSIWYGQNHGLLPVEASADAALVDGLFNTMMTVGMGIFLLVEGVIIISAFRFRRKKDDLTDGPPIAGNIPLEIVWTAIPVVIVLFISVYSFDVYRNLGGFDPDAADQSPVVQVAMMPGESATNLIDSNKSSKPHSAHHMHMALGIGADSAVSNRQPDITVDVMGLQYAWIFTYPDSGVTSGELHLPINQDVKLNINAQDVLHAFWLPEFRLKQDAIPGQLAELRFTPSREGEYPIVCAELCGPYHGAMGAKLYVQSQTDFDQWLQSQVTAQAETNQTVAVNPTDRTNLDRLAPVAEQIGITAETLKQLHSPSQPTAS